Sequence from the Maribacter aquivivus genome:
TAGAAATAGCTCCGGCATTTGGCAAACTAAATCAGATAGCAGGTCTACTTCCTACATCAAAAGGAAATATTGAATTTGAATTAAAAAGAAACAAACATAAATTATCCGCAGAAATAACCCTTCCTACAACCATAAAAGGAAAAATAGTTTGGCAAGGAACAGTGGTTAATCTAAAAGCAGGAAAGAATACATATACCCTAAAAAGCTCTAAATAATATGGCATTTTCGGTACCTGTTTCAATAAAGCAATGAACTTGAAATATTAAAAAAATGAAGCTATTTAAACTTTTTTCCGCCGCTCTTATTTGCTTAGGACTGTTAGCTTTTATAAATCCTGAAGACAAACGTTACGAGCGCACTTATTACGATGACGGAACTTTAGAAAGTGAAGGCTGGATTCGCTATAGCACAAAAACAGATTATTGGACCTTCTACCACCCAAACGGTCATAAGTCTGAGCAGGGTTTTTACGCTTATGGCAAAAAAGAGAAATATTGGTTCTTCTTTAGCGAAGACCGTATTAGAACCAAAGAGGGGAAATTCGTTGAAAATAAAGAAATAGGTTGGTGGTTGTTTTACGACAAAAAGGGACGTGTAAACCACAAATGCCAG
This genomic interval carries:
- a CDS encoding toxin-antitoxin system YwqK family antitoxin is translated as MKLFKLFSAALICLGLLAFINPEDKRYERTYYDDGTLESEGWIRYSTKTDYWTFYHPNGHKSEQGFYAYGKKEKYWFFFSEDRIRTKEGKFVENKEIGWWLFYDKKGRVNHKCQLTKGIKDGYCLKYKDTKLISAEKYSNGEKVKEWTSFRAFTSENSLSDLK